A genomic stretch from Bacillus sp. N1-1 includes:
- the istA gene encoding IS21 family transposase, which yields MIYHEIHQLKKEGFTNSAISRKLGVSRNTVIEYLGLSVDEFMAFVHSLQTREKKLDPYRDHILTWLNEHNDLSSAQIHDWLQEKLNVKHVSEGTVRNYVKEIRELYHIPKQVSTRTFGAIPELPMGKQMQADFGEMRVPSTNGDSVKLYFVGFVLSHSRFKYVEWLNRPFRTEDLIHMQENAFQHFGGITEEIVYDQDRLLAVSENAGDIIFTAAFTKYHQTRKFKVYLCRKADPQSKGKVEQLVKYVKHNFAKNRTFDNLLDWQSSCMKWLERTGNYKKHHNTKKRPVEVHALEKPHLQKVSGTYIFKNVSTDIITRKVHKDNVIRYEGNRYSVPLGTFRNDHHNHVYLQVEAPYLIIREERNGQLIAKHTISSEKGLVITSPEHRERNRTKRDLLIQQLYQNLPNEDLVTWLVKELQEQYPRHLTDQLKVVLDISKRYPDSIEEAIIKMKKLQMKSSHELRDIAVSLEVEKKKQVKLIGTENEKYKSLAAPERHEDIYLHVLQGGLK from the coding sequence ATGATTTATCACGAGATTCATCAATTGAAAAAAGAAGGTTTCACTAATAGTGCAATTTCTAGGAAATTAGGGGTATCAAGAAACACAGTCATCGAGTATTTAGGATTGTCAGTAGACGAGTTTATGGCATTCGTTCATTCCTTACAGACTAGAGAAAAGAAACTTGATCCCTATCGGGATCACATTCTAACCTGGTTAAATGAACACAATGATTTGAGTAGTGCACAAATTCATGATTGGCTTCAGGAGAAACTAAACGTTAAGCATGTTTCAGAGGGCACCGTGAGGAATTATGTAAAGGAAATTAGAGAGCTTTATCACATTCCTAAGCAGGTATCTACCAGAACATTTGGAGCGATACCAGAGCTGCCGATGGGTAAACAAATGCAAGCGGACTTTGGAGAAATGAGAGTTCCTAGTACAAATGGGGATTCAGTAAAGCTCTACTTTGTAGGCTTTGTGCTTTCACACTCTAGATTCAAATACGTTGAATGGTTGAACCGTCCTTTTCGAACAGAAGACCTAATACATATGCAAGAAAATGCTTTTCAGCATTTTGGGGGCATAACAGAAGAGATTGTTTATGATCAGGATCGTTTACTAGCTGTTAGTGAAAATGCAGGAGATATCATCTTCACAGCTGCTTTTACAAAGTATCACCAAACAAGAAAATTCAAAGTATACCTCTGTAGGAAAGCCGATCCTCAATCAAAAGGAAAAGTAGAGCAGTTAGTTAAATACGTAAAACATAACTTTGCCAAGAATCGTACATTTGATAATCTTTTAGACTGGCAATCTTCTTGTATGAAGTGGCTTGAAAGAACCGGAAATTATAAGAAACATCATAATACGAAAAAAAGACCAGTTGAAGTGCACGCCCTGGAAAAGCCGCATCTTCAAAAGGTCTCTGGTACCTACATTTTCAAAAATGTATCTACAGATATTATAACAAGAAAGGTACACAAGGACAATGTCATTCGTTATGAGGGAAACCGTTATAGCGTACCGTTAGGTACTTTCAGAAATGACCATCATAACCATGTGTATCTACAAGTTGAAGCACCCTATTTAATCATTCGAGAAGAAAGAAACGGTCAATTGATTGCGAAGCATACGATCTCTTCTGAAAAAGGATTAGTCATTACGAGTCCTGAACATCGTGAACGCAATCGAACAAAACGTGATCTTCTCATTCAACAACTATATCAGAATCTACCTAACGAGGATCTGGTTACATGGCTAGTAAAGGAATTACAAGAACAGTATCCACGCCATCTAACAGATCAATTAAAGGTTGTATTAGATATCTCCAAGCGTTATCCAGACTCAATCGAAGAAGCCATCATAAAGATGAAAAAACTACAGATGAAAAGTTCTCATGAGCTTAGGGACATTGCGGTCTCACTTGAAGTTGAAAAGAAGAAACAAGTTAAACTTATAGGGACCGAAAATGAAAAGTACAAAAGTTTAGCTGCGCCTGAACGACATGAAGACATCTATCTTCATGTCTTACAAGGGGGGCTTAAGTAA
- the istB gene encoding IS21-like element helper ATPase IstB, translated as MSELYESLQEKCRALRLAETAKELPRFLREAEAKSWTYHELIYEILTYETQCRERKNSEKLMKWAEFPEYLTFDQFRLEEQSAIGEKQLNVLKELSWIEECFTLIMMGPTGAGKTHLSTALGIHAIERGYQVSFVSMERLIYVLKSKEYISKSKTRYKRIMNSELIIIDDVMYMAYEPQDAHLFFQFIYEMYDKAAFILTSNKGPNEWGKFLGDTTLTTAILDRLLHRSEILTFSEKQHSIRMKYRKVLFESQGVDS; from the coding sequence ATGAGTGAATTATACGAGTCATTACAAGAAAAGTGCAGAGCCTTACGACTCGCAGAAACGGCCAAAGAGCTGCCACGCTTTTTAAGAGAAGCAGAGGCGAAAAGCTGGACTTACCATGAGCTTATCTATGAGATCCTGACATATGAAACCCAGTGTAGAGAACGTAAAAACAGTGAGAAATTGATGAAATGGGCTGAGTTTCCTGAATACCTCACTTTTGATCAATTTCGCCTTGAAGAACAGTCAGCAATTGGTGAAAAACAGCTTAATGTACTAAAAGAATTATCCTGGATTGAGGAATGTTTCACGCTGATTATGATGGGTCCTACAGGAGCTGGCAAAACACACCTCTCAACAGCACTCGGTATCCACGCCATTGAGCGTGGATACCAGGTATCGTTTGTATCAATGGAGCGATTAATTTATGTATTAAAGTCTAAAGAATATATCAGCAAATCAAAAACCAGATATAAGCGCATTATGAATTCAGAATTAATTATTATCGATGATGTCATGTATATGGCTTATGAGCCTCAGGATGCCCATTTATTCTTTCAATTTATCTACGAAATGTATGATAAAGCAGCGTTTATTCTTACATCAAATAAAGGGCCTAACGAATGGGGAAAGTTTTTAGGAGACACTACACTCACAACAGCGATATTAGATCGTTTACTTCACCGAAGTGAAATTCTGACATTTAGTGAAAAACAACACAGCATACGTATGAAATACCGAAAGGTATTGTTCGAAAGCCAAGGTGTTGATTCTTAA
- a CDS encoding immunity 22 family protein, with the protein MENQGWVSVWLGNIEENHSVGNYVDLTYDEDGESVPSQFFIDFNIDMDETDENTIEKVSYKKSSSDISTLLNGCSYEEIIMPKLMGNLNLGKLYIMQ; encoded by the coding sequence ATGGAAAATCAGGGATGGGTTTCAGTTTGGTTAGGTAATATTGAAGAAAATCACTCCGTAGGAAATTATGTGGATTTAACTTATGATGAGGATGGTGAATCCGTTCCCTCCCAGTTTTTTATTGACTTTAATATTGATATGGATGAAACAGATGAGAATACTATAGAAAAAGTAAGCTATAAAAAAAGCAGTAGTGATATCTCTACTTTGTTAAATGGGTGTTCATATGAAGAAATTATTATGCCGAAACTCATGGGAAATTTAAATTTGGGAAAATTATATATAATGCAATAA
- a CDS encoding YrhA family protein gives MLLDLIDEIEKIKNQDGKSIMSSTNDENIKEIKEWISSNSIINPEINEYENFLKKVNGLEFNGLVIYNTNQYDKNNGFIGANEIWQENDWEGNYLFFGDSNISWYCLDIDKHTFLELDKPSGDIVEEYSSFEEMITEALKSVL, from the coding sequence ATGCTTTTAGACTTAATAGATGAAATTGAAAAGATTAAAAATCAAGATGGAAAGTCAATAATGTCATCGACTAACGATGAAAATATCAAAGAAATAAAAGAATGGATTTCAAGCAACTCAATTATAAATCCAGAGATAAATGAATATGAGAATTTTTTGAAAAAAGTAAACGGTTTAGAGTTTAATGGTTTGGTTATCTATAATACCAATCAGTACGACAAAAATAACGGTTTTATTGGAGCGAATGAAATTTGGCAAGAAAATGATTGGGAAGGTAATTATTTATTTTTCGGTGATTCAAATATTTCGTGGTATTGTTTAGATATAGATAAACACACATTTCTGGAGCTAGATAAACCCAGTGGAGATATAGTAGAAGAATATAGTAGTTTTGAAGAAATGATAACCGAAGCTTTGAAAAGTGTATTATAA
- a CDS encoding HNH endonuclease signature motif containing protein, whose product MLRKRCIFSNRKRIGSTNVEETEHVGILKGKEVLLKNIIEKEITYTKRNREEFKQLRNKFNSSVRKNFLQDLVRDEKKMKQLSEAGLTKTDINNLQNGLVPDGYQVHHKLPLDDGGNNDFSNLILIENDPHHKVLTNSQKNLTKGLKVGDSVIIKWPLPEGIVYPTTKK is encoded by the coding sequence ATGCTAAGGAAACGTTGCATTTTTAGTAATAGAAAAAGGATTGGAAGTACTAATGTTGAGGAGACTGAACACGTTGGGATATTAAAAGGAAAAGAAGTTTTACTAAAGAATATAATTGAAAAGGAAATAACTTATACTAAACGTAATCGAGAAGAGTTCAAGCAATTAAGAAATAAATTTAATAGTTCTGTCAGAAAAAACTTTTTACAAGATTTAGTACGAGACGAAAAGAAAATGAAACAATTATCTGAAGCAGGTTTAACCAAGACAGATATTAACAATTTGCAAAATGGACTTGTGCCTGATGGGTACCAGGTTCATCATAAACTACCTTTAGACGATGGAGGAAATAATGATTTTAGCAATTTAATACTAATTGAAAACGACCCACATCATAAAGTTCTTACAAATTCACAAAAGAATTTAACAAAAGGTTTAAAAGTAGGAGATTCAGTTATTATTAAATGGCCATTGCCAGAAGGTATTGTATACCCCACAACAAAAAAATAG
- a CDS encoding LXG domain-containing protein, which translates to MKVYEASTLLDTMSTRKREYETLREQLITLQKAFQSIVELDEALKGKGADAIKGFYQAQLDVLSLWLQLVDRNIVFYNGVPEGAASRNLESETVELPFLEDELSNSESRAREMIAEQQEDLHRILDRISDIQPLQVFSRNEVDQQLDEAKVKREKTIQSVEQFDEELTSKYTMLESDEQVLTVLFSELMNASTQGNQVSSIYYDASSFHSSDIYSAIAASQAGAASVKKEQTSQEVESAVEENENPFIESVNSFKEIGTDFWAGYQERGEKKMDSLYDFGNFLTSGLFDGVRGAVSAMDERSDKAMDSPYDFVNYLTSGGADLVKGAVNPEDNFSKEHWLSSFGLASMVAGAKVSVPKSGTVKMNSIKHTVHPDVTKKVMKETYQKVAQGPLVNTRLDMKEIVRKVLDYKVPLRTDYAFAGFGDVTNVGDMGKNAKETLHF; encoded by the coding sequence GTGAAAGTCTATGAAGCTTCAACCTTATTAGATACGATGTCGACAAGAAAAAGGGAATATGAGACGCTACGAGAACAATTGATCACCCTTCAAAAGGCTTTTCAAAGTATCGTTGAACTTGATGAAGCACTTAAAGGTAAGGGTGCTGATGCAATCAAAGGCTTTTATCAGGCTCAACTTGATGTGTTAAGTCTATGGCTTCAGCTCGTTGATCGAAATATCGTTTTTTATAATGGGGTTCCAGAAGGGGCGGCGTCAAGAAATCTTGAAAGCGAAACCGTTGAGCTTCCTTTTTTAGAAGATGAGCTATCGAATAGCGAAAGTAGAGCGAGAGAAATGATTGCAGAGCAGCAGGAAGATCTGCATCGGATTCTCGATCGCATCAGCGACATTCAGCCATTACAAGTTTTCTCGCGAAATGAAGTCGATCAACAACTTGATGAAGCAAAGGTGAAACGAGAAAAGACGATCCAGAGCGTTGAACAATTTGATGAAGAGTTAACGAGTAAATACACGATGTTGGAAAGTGATGAACAAGTTCTAACCGTTCTGTTCAGTGAACTAATGAATGCCTCAACTCAGGGGAATCAAGTTTCCTCAATCTATTACGATGCGTCCTCTTTTCATTCGAGTGATATTTACTCGGCGATTGCTGCGAGCCAAGCGGGAGCGGCTAGCGTGAAGAAAGAGCAAACCTCTCAGGAAGTTGAATCGGCTGTGGAGGAAAATGAGAATCCTTTTATTGAATCGGTTAATAGCTTTAAAGAAATTGGTACTGATTTCTGGGCTGGCTACCAAGAGCGTGGCGAAAAGAAAATGGATTCTCTTTACGACTTTGGTAACTTCCTCACCTCCGGATTGTTCGATGGTGTAAGAGGTGCTGTTAGTGCAATGGACGAACGATCTGATAAAGCTATGGATTCACCGTATGATTTTGTGAACTACTTGACGAGTGGTGGAGCGGATCTGGTGAAAGGTGCGGTGAATCCTGAAGATAATTTTTCAAAAGAGCATTGGTTGAGTAGTTTTGGGCTGGCTTCGATGGTTGCTGGAGCGAAGGTGAGTGTTCCTAAAAGCGGCACGGTTAAGATGAACAGTATTAAACATACGGTTCATCCGGACGTTACAAAGAAAGTCATGAAAGAGACTTATCAAAAAGTGGCGCAGGGTCCACTGGTTAATACGCGATTGGATATGAAAGAGATTGTGCGGAAGGTTCTTGATTATAAGGTTCCGTTACGGACGGATTATGCTTTTGCAGGGTTTGGTGATGTTACTAATGTGGGAGATATGGGGAAGAATGCTAAGGAAACGTTGCATTTTTAG
- a CDS encoding YwqI/YxiC family protein: protein MYKAVSGGGSSTEIKLNYSEVITKLEEAKNAVQHLTLPEPSTGQLGRNKMNFTDAWINREQNLQRLLKDYITVVQKNLEDTKANVDSLKEQDEAITRS from the coding sequence ATGTATAAAGCCGTTTCAGGCGGAGGATCTTCTACGGAGATTAAACTTAATTATTCAGAAGTGATCACGAAATTGGAAGAAGCGAAAAATGCCGTTCAACATCTAACGTTACCAGAACCTTCAACAGGTCAACTTGGCCGTAACAAAATGAACTTTACAGATGCCTGGATCAATCGTGAACAAAACCTCCAACGTTTATTGAAGGATTATATAACAGTTGTACAAAAAAACCTAGAGGATACGAAAGCCAATGTGGATTCACTTAAAGAGCAGGATGAAGCGATCACAAGATCTTAA
- a CDS encoding carboxyl transferase domain-containing protein, with translation MSWQKEVDELRKREQLAKALGGEERIAKHHSQGKYTVRERIDRLLDAGSFHELGTLAGKATYKDGQLSDFRPGNFLFGTGRINGQKVVIGADDFTVRGGAADGAILGKQEYSEKMAHELQLPLIRLVDGTGGGGSVKMLDDTGYPYVPVNPAWDYVVKNMATIPVVAACLGSVAGLGAARVAASHFSVMVEETSQLFVAGPPIVKPGLGEDVTKEELGGVQVHKSSGAIDNIASSEEDAFQQIKKFLNYLPPNVWKLPPVNETFDDANRKEEALLSVIPRNRKKPYKIREILPMVFDHDSIFEIGRFFGGGTVTGLARLNGYPVGFLASDPFIGGGALTAESCEKIERFVDLCQTFHLPIVNLVDQPGMSIGLHSEKKGTIRKGVRVISAIYQTNVPMIEIILRRVFGVGGAGMTNGHGLNKRYAWPSGDWGSLPIEGGIQVAYRRELSESNNPKALMDSLLEKMESMRSPFLTAEAFGIEEIIDPRDTRPLLCEWVEDAYELLPQQIGYSFHSMRP, from the coding sequence ATGTCATGGCAAAAAGAAGTTGATGAATTACGAAAAAGAGAACAATTGGCGAAAGCATTAGGTGGAGAAGAGCGAATTGCAAAGCATCACTCACAAGGGAAATACACAGTCAGAGAACGCATTGATCGCTTATTAGATGCAGGTAGCTTTCATGAATTAGGGACTTTAGCTGGTAAAGCTACATACAAAGATGGGCAACTATCTGATTTTAGGCCTGGTAACTTCTTGTTTGGAACAGGTAGAATAAACGGTCAAAAGGTTGTTATCGGTGCAGACGACTTCACTGTACGGGGGGGTGCTGCTGATGGAGCCATACTTGGAAAACAGGAGTATTCCGAAAAAATGGCGCATGAATTACAGCTTCCACTCATTCGACTTGTAGATGGAACGGGCGGTGGAGGAAGCGTAAAGATGCTTGATGATACCGGTTATCCTTATGTGCCCGTAAATCCAGCCTGGGATTATGTTGTGAAAAATATGGCTACAATTCCGGTTGTCGCTGCTTGTCTTGGTTCTGTAGCGGGGTTAGGTGCAGCAAGAGTAGCTGCCTCGCACTTCTCAGTAATGGTAGAAGAAACGTCTCAGTTGTTTGTAGCTGGCCCACCAATTGTAAAGCCGGGACTTGGAGAAGATGTTACGAAAGAAGAACTTGGAGGTGTACAAGTTCATAAGTCAAGTGGGGCAATTGATAACATTGCTTCCTCTGAGGAAGATGCATTCCAACAGATTAAAAAATTCCTTAATTATCTTCCGCCAAATGTATGGAAATTACCTCCTGTTAATGAAACGTTCGATGATGCAAATCGAAAAGAAGAAGCATTGTTATCTGTAATCCCAAGAAATCGAAAAAAACCTTATAAGATAAGAGAAATTCTCCCTATGGTATTTGATCATGACTCCATCTTTGAAATTGGTCGCTTCTTTGGAGGTGGAACAGTAACAGGGCTTGCTAGATTAAACGGTTATCCTGTTGGGTTTCTAGCCTCTGATCCATTTATTGGAGGTGGTGCCTTAACAGCAGAAAGCTGTGAAAAAATTGAACGCTTTGTCGATCTGTGCCAAACATTTCATCTACCAATCGTTAATCTAGTAGATCAACCTGGAATGTCGATTGGCCTTCACTCAGAAAAGAAAGGAACAATACGCAAAGGTGTTCGAGTCATTTCCGCCATTTATCAAACAAACGTCCCTATGATTGAAATTATTCTTAGAAGAGTCTTTGGTGTAGGCGGTGCAGGGATGACGAATGGGCATGGTCTAAACAAACGATATGCATGGCCTTCTGGTGACTGGGGTTCTCTGCCAATAGAAGGTGGGATACAAGTTGCGTACCGTCGCGAGCTTTCTGAAAGCAATAACCCAAAAGCCTTAATGGATAGCTTACTAGAGAAAATGGAAAGCATGCGATCTCCTTTTCTCACAGCGGAAGCATTTGGAATAGAAGAAATTATTGACCCGCGTGACACACGTCCCCTGTTATGTGAGTGGGTAGAAGATGCGTACGAGTTATTACCACAACAGATTGGATACTCTTTTCACTCAATGAGGCCATAG
- a CDS encoding AMP-binding protein, translating into MIRTTDHFSSTLHTDQEIVTRQLERWADEIGDNMYFYYGENDKSYSYKKFNEMTNSIAHYLTSSGIKKGDRISVFLKNPFVTTLAMFGIWKAGAIYCPINFNYKGKLLTYQLNDTEPELLITEKRMLPIINEINQKVTIPSLIVHSPKKQDHDYNSEVSDYLFEYPAKEIPFDDLLEGNTENVMIPVHYSDTANIIYTSGTTGPAKGVVQSYRWMNAYTHTFRLFNNQHDIVYNDLPLYHVGGAFALVARAAFVGCKVAVWDKFSPNDFWKRIHLSSASNAILLDVMIPWLMKAHEKPDDYKNPLNKVYMQPLPDYHHKVAKRFGFDFVFAGYGQTESGNGFVSIIEELGEGKGTPHNLYKGYTHKQIKEIANDVKITIRQGSTKLRKGHMGASSPFIQAAILNENDKECAAGEVGELAFRAKYPSLILNEYFNKPDATKKAFQNGWFHTGDAAYKDDESDYYFVDRLGDVIRHRGENISSYQIEDAINSHKSVQVSAVFPIPALEGDEDDIAAYIVLKADEIETTESIIEFLNREIPKFMLPNHVRFIEDLPRTPTNKIEKFKLKKLLFEELSCDS; encoded by the coding sequence ATGATTAGAACAACAGATCACTTCTCAAGCACGCTTCATACTGATCAAGAAATCGTGACAAGGCAACTCGAACGCTGGGCAGACGAGATTGGTGACAACATGTATTTTTACTATGGAGAGAACGACAAAAGCTACTCATATAAAAAATTCAATGAAATGACTAACTCGATTGCACACTATTTGACTTCCTCTGGAATTAAAAAAGGTGATCGAATATCGGTTTTTCTAAAAAATCCGTTTGTTACAACACTTGCTATGTTTGGCATTTGGAAGGCTGGCGCCATATATTGCCCGATAAACTTCAACTATAAAGGAAAGCTTCTGACCTATCAGCTTAACGACACTGAGCCAGAACTCCTAATTACTGAAAAAAGAATGCTGCCTATTATCAACGAAATTAATCAAAAAGTAACCATTCCTTCACTCATTGTTCATTCTCCAAAAAAGCAAGACCACGATTACAATAGCGAGGTTAGTGATTATTTATTTGAATACCCTGCAAAAGAAATACCTTTCGATGACCTTCTTGAAGGTAATACAGAAAATGTCATGATTCCTGTTCATTACTCTGACACCGCGAATATCATTTACACTTCTGGAACCACAGGTCCTGCAAAAGGTGTCGTACAGTCCTATCGCTGGATGAATGCCTACACACATACCTTTAGACTCTTTAATAATCAACACGATATTGTTTATAATGATTTGCCACTCTATCATGTTGGGGGTGCATTTGCGCTTGTAGCACGAGCAGCTTTCGTAGGTTGTAAGGTTGCCGTCTGGGATAAATTTAGTCCTAATGATTTTTGGAAGCGTATACATCTTTCCTCAGCTTCTAATGCAATCTTATTAGATGTCATGATTCCCTGGTTAATGAAGGCACATGAAAAACCGGATGATTACAAAAACCCGTTAAACAAAGTCTACATGCAGCCTCTCCCAGATTATCATCATAAAGTTGCTAAACGTTTTGGGTTTGATTTCGTTTTTGCGGGCTATGGCCAAACCGAATCTGGCAATGGTTTTGTTTCAATAATTGAAGAATTGGGAGAAGGTAAAGGAACACCTCATAACCTTTACAAGGGTTATACCCACAAGCAGATAAAAGAAATTGCAAATGACGTAAAGATTACAATAAGACAAGGTTCAACAAAACTTAGAAAAGGACATATGGGTGCCTCCTCCCCTTTTATTCAAGCAGCTATTCTGAATGAGAATGATAAAGAGTGCGCCGCTGGAGAAGTTGGTGAACTTGCTTTTAGAGCTAAATATCCTTCTCTTATCCTGAATGAGTATTTTAATAAACCCGATGCTACTAAAAAAGCATTTCAAAATGGATGGTTCCACACTGGGGATGCTGCCTATAAAGATGATGAGAGTGATTATTATTTTGTTGACCGTCTTGGCGATGTGATTAGACACCGTGGTGAAAATATATCTTCCTATCAGATCGAAGATGCCATTAACAGTCATAAGTCTGTCCAAGTATCTGCCGTCTTCCCTATTCCCGCACTAGAAGGTGATGAGGATGATATCGCCGCCTATATCGTGTTAAAAGCAGATGAAATTGAAACAACTGAATCAATTATTGAATTCCTTAATAGGGAAATACCAAAGTTTATGCTACCAAATCATGTTCGTTTTATAGAAGACCTCCCACGAACACCCACGAATAAAATTGAAAAATTCAAATTGAAAAAATTACTTTTTGAGGAGCTTTCTTGTGATTCGTAG
- a CDS encoding sodium:solute symporter family protein — translation MKTVELSIMILYLVFLVVLGLITQKRIQTGSGIDDYYVAGRKIGTGVNSLAMMAALGSGGSFMAGPGTIWSLGFPFLAWMTVGSIVGFSVASVLVAKPLRNSRKFTVSEFLVERYGGSFFKIAIPIVIIIGSAMYLMSQMTAGGLIASYVTGLSYEWGLVIIVLVFIFYVSLGGMLAVTWTNILQGALMIFLIGSIVVGGILNLPIGWADFFLATTEVNPGIGVAGATLPITAYIGAFLTWATAICVTPHLVMRIFTASDARSAKLSLNISMLVYGLLMLGAVFIIVPFIPTLGASVLGDQPSDMWMLLVADQFFGPIFMGIITAGILAAVMSSTDALLLAVSSAFAYDLYKGVFKPDASRKQILKISMLFTWVVGIAVMLLSLNPPSFLIVLYTAAVGFMVASMFAPLILGIWWKRSTKTGAIAGLLTGAISFLFLFFFLEMPYNSEILLSLPLSLTATMIVSYLTKHSSSDVITKMESYHLD, via the coding sequence ATGAAAACTGTTGAACTCTCAATAATGATACTTTACCTGGTCTTCCTAGTAGTATTAGGATTAATTACACAGAAACGAATTCAAACAGGCTCAGGAATAGACGACTATTATGTGGCAGGGCGAAAAATTGGTACAGGGGTGAATTCATTAGCCATGATGGCTGCGCTAGGGAGCGGTGGTTCATTCATGGCAGGTCCAGGAACAATCTGGAGCCTCGGCTTTCCTTTCCTGGCATGGATGACAGTGGGTTCCATCGTGGGTTTCTCTGTCGCTAGTGTACTCGTTGCAAAACCCCTACGCAATTCAAGAAAATTTACTGTTTCAGAATTTCTGGTTGAGCGTTACGGAGGGAGTTTCTTTAAAATAGCCATTCCTATTGTCATTATTATTGGATCAGCTATGTACTTAATGTCACAAATGACCGCAGGGGGACTCATTGCTTCTTACGTAACTGGCCTTTCCTATGAATGGGGACTAGTGATTATTGTACTAGTATTTATCTTCTACGTATCTTTAGGTGGAATGTTAGCCGTAACCTGGACAAATATTCTTCAGGGCGCTTTGATGATTTTTCTGATTGGTTCTATAGTAGTTGGTGGAATACTTAACCTGCCTATTGGTTGGGCAGATTTCTTTTTAGCTACTACAGAGGTTAATCCCGGTATTGGAGTAGCAGGTGCTACCCTTCCAATAACCGCATACATTGGAGCATTTTTAACTTGGGCAACGGCTATTTGCGTAACCCCTCACTTAGTCATGAGAATATTTACTGCCTCGGATGCTCGATCTGCAAAACTTTCATTAAATATTAGTATGCTAGTATACGGACTACTAATGCTTGGCGCAGTTTTCATTATCGTTCCATTTATACCGACTTTGGGCGCATCTGTTCTTGGAGATCAGCCTTCTGATATGTGGATGCTTCTTGTAGCTGACCAGTTTTTCGGGCCAATATTCATGGGCATTATTACTGCAGGAATATTGGCAGCAGTCATGTCTTCAACCGACGCTCTTTTGCTAGCCGTGAGCAGTGCCTTTGCTTATGATTTGTACAAAGGCGTTTTCAAGCCCGATGCAAGCCGAAAACAAATCCTAAAAATATCCATGCTATTTACATGGGTAGTGGGGATTGCAGTCATGCTCCTCAGCTTGAATCCCCCATCATTTCTTATTGTACTTTATACAGCTGCTGTAGGCTTTATGGTTGCATCGATGTTTGCCCCTCTTATATTAGGTATCTGGTGGAAGCGTTCCACAAAAACAGGGGCCATTGCAGGGTTGTTAACTGGTGCAATTAGTTTTCTATTCTTATTCTTCTTTCTTGAAATGCCTTATAACTCTGAAATTCTTCTTTCTCTCCCTTTGTCCTTAACAGCCACCATGATCGTTTCTTATTTAACGAAACATTCTTCATCAGACGTGATTACAAAAATGGAAAGTTACCATCTAGATTAA
- a CDS encoding transposase, giving the protein MPRQARQKSKTSIYHVIFRGANRQEIFHDDDDRIRFLETLEKYALLYEMKSYAWCLMNNHIHLLLKEGNEEISLTLKRLAISFVQYYHFKYHTTGHLFEDRFKSENVETVKYLLTVVRYIHQNPLKARMIKGVNDWPWSSCAHYYRGCSETSWLDCDFVLNLFGQDRHLAIEHFREFNESITEEHCLGEGDDEKRRLTDDEARVLIKRSIGEVELAQVKSLPKEKRDPVIRKLKRIKGLSQRQMARILGVSQTLIFRA; this is encoded by the coding sequence ATGCCACGTCAAGCAAGACAAAAAAGCAAAACATCCATCTATCATGTCATTTTTAGAGGAGCCAATCGCCAGGAAATTTTTCATGATGACGATGACCGAATTCGCTTTCTTGAAACTTTGGAGAAGTACGCCCTTCTGTACGAGATGAAAAGCTATGCCTGGTGCCTCATGAACAATCATATTCATCTTCTTTTAAAGGAAGGAAATGAAGAAATCTCTCTCACATTAAAACGACTCGCGATAAGTTTCGTCCAATACTATCATTTTAAATATCATACAACCGGACATCTCTTTGAAGATCGTTTTAAAAGTGAAAATGTTGAGACGGTAAAATACCTTCTTACAGTGGTTCGGTACATTCATCAAAATCCACTTAAAGCTAGGATGATTAAAGGTGTAAATGATTGGCCATGGAGTAGCTGTGCGCATTATTATCGGGGGTGTTCAGAAACGAGCTGGTTAGATTGTGATTTTGTCCTTAACCTATTTGGTCAAGATCGTCACTTAGCTATTGAACACTTTAGAGAGTTTAATGAATCTATCACTGAAGAGCACTGTTTAGGAGAGGGCGACGATGAAAAAAGGAGATTGACCGATGACGAAGCGAGAGTTTTGATTAAGAGGAGCATAGGTGAAGTGGAACTCGCACAGGTAAAAAGTTTACCTAAAGAGAAAAGAGACCCAGTTATAAGAAAGCTAAAACGAATAAAGGGGTTATCGCAACGGCAGATGGCGAGGATATTGGGTGTCTCGCAGACTTTGATTTTTAGAGCGTGA